A genomic segment from Acidobacteriota bacterium encodes:
- a CDS encoding tyrosine--tRNA ligase → MTVAEQLAYLTKGCVDVVRLPELGAKLERSQATGTPLTVKVGFDPTAPDLHLGHTVLLRKMKHFQNLGHRVVFLIGDFTGLIGDPTGRSKTRPPLTPAEIQQNAETYRSQVFKVLDSEKTVVDFNARWMVPLGAEGLIRLAAKYNVAQMLERRDFKQRYESGKPIAVHEFLYPLAQAYDSVFLRADVELGGTDQLFNLNVGRDIMPGYGLEPQVVMTMPLLEGLDGVEKMSKSLGNYVGVTDPPDEMFGKLMSITDELMWRYHVLLTDLGPTEIADLQRDVASGDVHPKRVKVDLARRIVADLHSPAQAAAAADAFEARFARGEIVEAALAEITAHAGADGVSLQKILIAAGMAASMSDAYRKIEQGAVRLDRAKATDPRMRVQAGARLLLEVGRRAVRVVVEG, encoded by the coding sequence ATGACCGTCGCCGAGCAGCTGGCCTATCTCACCAAAGGATGCGTGGATGTCGTTCGTCTGCCGGAGCTCGGGGCCAAGCTGGAGCGGTCGCAGGCAACCGGCACGCCGCTGACGGTGAAGGTGGGCTTCGATCCCACGGCGCCAGACCTGCACTTGGGCCACACGGTTCTGCTTCGAAAGATGAAGCACTTCCAGAACCTCGGCCACCGCGTCGTGTTTCTCATCGGCGACTTCACTGGATTGATTGGGGATCCCACCGGCCGATCGAAAACGCGGCCACCGCTTACGCCGGCGGAGATCCAGCAGAACGCCGAGACGTACCGGTCGCAGGTCTTCAAGGTGCTCGATTCAGAGAAGACGGTCGTCGATTTCAACGCTCGCTGGATGGTCCCGCTCGGCGCGGAAGGCCTGATTCGGCTTGCGGCGAAGTACAACGTCGCGCAGATGCTCGAGCGCCGGGACTTCAAGCAGCGTTACGAGTCGGGCAAGCCGATCGCGGTGCACGAGTTTCTCTATCCGCTCGCGCAGGCGTACGATTCGGTGTTCCTGCGTGCGGACGTGGAACTGGGCGGCACGGACCAGTTGTTCAACCTGAACGTCGGTCGAGACATCATGCCGGGCTACGGCCTCGAGCCTCAGGTCGTGATGACGATGCCGCTGCTCGAGGGCTTGGACGGAGTCGAGAAGATGTCCAAGAGCCTCGGCAACTACGTGGGCGTGACCGATCCGCCCGACGAAATGTTCGGCAAGCTCATGTCCATCACGGATGAGCTGATGTGGCGGTACCACGTCCTGCTGACGGATCTCGGGCCGACGGAGATCGCTGACTTGCAGCGGGATGTGGCGTCTGGCGACGTCCATCCGAAGCGCGTCAAAGTCGATCTGGCTCGGCGCATCGTCGCCGATCTTCATTCCCCCGCGCAGGCCGCGGCGGCGGCTGATGCCTTCGAGGCCAGGTTCGCGCGAGGCGAAATTGTCGAAGCGGCGCTCGCCGAGATCACGGCGCACGCGGGTGCAGACGGTGTTTCCCTGCAGAAGATCCTGATTGCTGCCGGCATGGCTGCGTCGATGAGCGACGCGTATCGCAAGATAGAGCAAGGCGCGGTGCGTCTCGACCGAGCGAAGGCGACGGATCCGAGAATGCGCGTTCAGGCCGGAGCCCGTCTGCTCCTCGAAGTCGGCCGGCGGGCGGTGCGTGTCGTCGTCGAAGGCTAG
- a CDS encoding HEAT repeat domain-containing protein, whose amino-acid sequence MRVAVGILLLASVSLVPAHALPTGQPEVATAIDRLGAYDFQVRVDAARTLRRASAAVAVPALERAARSHRDSYVRFRALVLLSGLDETAAGRVTRDLLADSNDRVRAAAYQWFEHHPDRNVLAALIAALNTERSEFVRPALTRAIAAQSGDPRASAALLPLVSKGEDMFRGAVIEALGDHKTRVALPAILDVARLDGPLQDDAFTAVGKIGDKTTITALRELQPRVGTAVQPTLAATFCLLGVQCDEQRAYLERTLAYAISADDPPVVRSAVHALGMLAGAGDRSALDILLDTGNTSLERVRSPIALVAGLLALRSPAMMVDALERRGLRPPDLEVLRDAFDMLSEEFEEERFYAELRRQYWASAAGTVRRRTADVLLAALEF is encoded by the coding sequence GTGCGCGTCGCGGTCGGCATTCTGCTCCTCGCCAGCGTCTCGCTCGTTCCTGCTCATGCGCTGCCGACTGGCCAGCCGGAGGTGGCGACTGCGATCGACCGGCTCGGCGCGTACGACTTTCAGGTGCGCGTTGATGCGGCGCGGACGCTTCGTCGCGCGTCGGCGGCCGTGGCCGTCCCCGCGCTCGAACGTGCCGCTCGGTCTCACCGCGACAGCTACGTGCGATTCCGCGCTCTCGTGCTCTTGAGTGGCCTCGACGAGACGGCCGCTGGCCGCGTCACGCGCGATCTGCTCGCTGATTCGAACGATCGCGTGCGGGCCGCGGCCTATCAATGGTTCGAGCACCATCCCGACCGGAACGTGCTGGCCGCCCTGATTGCCGCGTTGAACACGGAGCGCTCCGAATTCGTCAGGCCCGCGCTGACGAGAGCCATCGCGGCGCAGTCTGGCGACCCGCGTGCGAGCGCTGCGCTGCTTCCGCTCGTGTCGAAGGGTGAAGACATGTTCCGCGGCGCCGTCATCGAGGCGCTTGGCGATCACAAGACACGGGTCGCCCTGCCGGCCATTCTGGACGTCGCTCGTCTCGACGGCCCTTTGCAGGACGATGCCTTCACGGCGGTTGGGAAGATTGGTGACAAGACGACGATCACGGCTCTGCGAGAGCTGCAGCCGCGCGTCGGGACTGCCGTCCAGCCGACGCTGGCCGCGACGTTCTGCCTGCTCGGCGTGCAGTGCGACGAACAGCGCGCGTATCTCGAACGGACGCTCGCGTACGCCATTTCGGCCGACGATCCCCCTGTCGTGAGGAGCGCAGTACACGCGCTTGGCATGCTCGCGGGCGCGGGCGATCGGTCTGCGCTCGATATCTTGCTGGACACGGGAAACACCTCGCTCGAGCGCGTCCGGTCTCCAATTGCCCTCGTCGCCGGTCTGCTCGCCCTTCGCAGTCCAGCGATGATGGTCGATGCACTGGAGCGGCGTGGACTGCGACCTCCCGACCTCGAGGTCCTGCGCGACGCGTTCGACATGCTATCGGAGGAATTCGAGGAAGAGCGGTTCTACGCAGAGCTGCGACGACAGTACTGGGCGTCGGCGGCCGGCACCGTGCGCCGACGCACCGCCGACGTGCTCCTCGCGGCATTGGAGTTCTGA
- a CDS encoding phosphoribosylformylglycinamidine cyclo-ligase has translation MSVDYRQAGVDIEAGNEAVRRIKMLARRTYTPGVLSGVGSFGGLFALGADVPDPVLVASADGVGTKLKLAFMTGIHDTVGEDLVNHCVNDILVQGARPLFFLDYLATARLAPDVAERIVAGMARACEANGCALLGGETAEMPGFYADGEYDLAGFIVGVVARNGVIDGRGIAAGDRLVALPSTGLHTNGYSLARKIVFELQGLGPDSRVDELGETVGAALLRPHRSYLQAVLPLLGTGLIKGMAHITGGGIPENLPRILPDSLGYSLDRQSWVIPPLFSWLQRAGRISEAEMFRAFNMGVGLILVCGPDDAVVLVDRLQAVGEHAWVLGEVASRG, from the coding sequence ATGAGCGTTGACTACCGTCAAGCCGGAGTGGACATCGAGGCGGGCAACGAAGCCGTGCGACGAATCAAGATGCTGGCGCGCCGGACCTACACGCCGGGCGTGTTGTCCGGCGTCGGATCCTTTGGCGGGCTGTTCGCGCTCGGCGCTGACGTTCCGGATCCCGTCCTCGTGGCGAGTGCGGATGGTGTCGGCACCAAGCTGAAACTCGCGTTCATGACCGGCATTCACGATACGGTGGGCGAAGATCTCGTCAACCACTGCGTCAACGACATCCTCGTGCAGGGGGCGCGGCCGCTGTTCTTCCTCGACTACTTGGCGACCGCACGGCTGGCGCCGGATGTCGCGGAACGGATCGTGGCCGGCATGGCGCGCGCATGCGAAGCCAACGGCTGCGCACTGCTCGGCGGAGAGACGGCGGAAATGCCGGGGTTCTACGCGGACGGCGAATACGATCTCGCAGGCTTCATCGTGGGTGTCGTCGCGCGCAATGGCGTGATCGATGGCCGTGGGATCGCCGCCGGTGACCGCCTCGTGGCGCTCCCGTCGACCGGACTCCATACCAACGGCTACTCGCTGGCTCGCAAGATCGTCTTCGAACTCCAGGGCCTTGGGCCCGATAGCCGGGTCGACGAGCTCGGCGAAACCGTGGGAGCGGCGCTTCTTCGGCCGCATCGAAGCTACCTGCAAGCGGTTCTGCCGCTTCTCGGCACGGGGCTCATCAAAGGCATGGCGCACATCACCGGCGGCGGCATTCCTGAGAATCTCCCTCGTATTCTTCCCGATTCGCTCGGTTACTCACTCGATCGACAGAGCTGGGTCATTCCGCCGTTGTTTTCCTGGCTCCAGCGGGCCGGCCGCATCTCCGAGGCAGAGATGTTTCGCGCGTTCAACATGGGCGTCGGACTGATTCTGGTGTGCGGTCCGGACGACGCCGTCGTCTTGGTGGATCGCCTGCAGGCGGTTGGCGAGCACGCCTGGGTGCTCGGCGAGGTCGCCTCGCGCGGCTGA
- a CDS encoding amidophosphoribosyltransferase, translating into MAMDKFREECGVFGVYGHPEAANLTYLGLYALQHRGQESVGIATSDGERLQIHKAVGYVADSFSEETFARLNGTSAIGHVRYSTAGESGIKNAQPILIDCAHGEIAIGHNGNLVNAQDLREHLVRQGSIFQTTSDTEVLLHLYARSKAKTVEQALVESVSQAQGAFSLVLLTKDRLIAVRDPHGFRPLTLGRRGDTYIVSSETCALDLIDAEWVRDIEPGEMLVIGPNGLSSHRPFLPAQAAHCIFEHVYFARPDSYVFGQSVNEVRTELGRRLAREQPAPADVVVPIPDSGVCAATGFAEESGGPLRMGLIRNHYVGRTFIEPHQSIRHFGVRVKLNPVKSILQGKRVVLVDDSLVRGTTSRKIVKMVRSAGAVEVHMRISCPPTISPCFYGVDTPRRSELIAATHSLEEIRRYIGADTLGYLSLEGLLSAVGSKRSSYCTSCYTGTYPVAFPQDEAAYLQLALKLAE; encoded by the coding sequence ATGGCTATGGACAAGTTCCGTGAGGAGTGCGGCGTCTTCGGCGTCTACGGGCATCCCGAAGCCGCGAATCTCACGTATTTGGGCCTGTACGCGCTTCAACACCGCGGCCAGGAGAGCGTGGGGATCGCCACGTCCGACGGCGAGCGGCTGCAGATCCACAAGGCTGTGGGCTATGTCGCGGACAGCTTTTCGGAGGAGACGTTCGCCCGGCTGAACGGCACGAGCGCGATCGGCCATGTGCGCTACTCGACGGCGGGCGAAAGCGGGATCAAGAACGCGCAGCCCATTCTGATCGACTGCGCGCACGGGGAGATCGCCATCGGGCACAACGGCAATCTCGTGAACGCGCAGGACCTGCGGGAGCACCTCGTCCGCCAGGGCTCGATCTTCCAGACGACGAGCGATACGGAGGTCCTGCTCCATCTGTACGCGCGTTCGAAGGCGAAGACGGTCGAGCAGGCGCTCGTCGAATCCGTCTCACAGGCGCAGGGCGCGTTCTCTTTGGTGCTGCTCACGAAGGATCGGCTCATCGCCGTGCGGGACCCGCACGGCTTCAGGCCGCTGACGCTGGGCCGCCGCGGCGATACCTACATCGTGTCGTCGGAGACTTGCGCGCTCGACTTGATCGACGCCGAGTGGGTGCGAGACATCGAGCCAGGCGAAATGCTGGTCATCGGTCCGAACGGCCTGAGCTCTCATCGCCCGTTCCTGCCAGCCCAGGCCGCGCACTGCATCTTCGAGCACGTGTACTTCGCTCGGCCCGACTCCTACGTTTTCGGCCAGAGCGTCAACGAGGTGCGGACCGAGCTCGGACGTCGCCTGGCCCGGGAACAGCCCGCGCCCGCCGACGTCGTCGTGCCGATTCCGGACTCCGGCGTCTGCGCGGCAACTGGATTCGCCGAGGAATCGGGTGGCCCCCTGCGCATGGGGCTGATCCGGAACCACTACGTCGGCCGCACGTTCATCGAGCCGCATCAGTCGATCCGGCACTTCGGCGTCCGTGTGAAGCTGAATCCGGTCAAGAGCATCCTGCAGGGCAAGCGCGTTGTCCTCGTCGACGATTCGCTGGTGCGTGGCACGACGAGCCGCAAGATCGTCAAGATGGTGCGATCGGCCGGCGCGGTCGAAGTGCACATGCGCATCAGTTGCCCGCCCACCATCTCGCCGTGTTTCTACGGCGTCGACACGCCGAGGCGGTCGGAGCTCATCGCCGCGACCCATTCGCTCGAGGAAATCCGGCGGTACATCGGTGCCGATACGCTCGGCTATCTGAGCCTCGAAGGGCTGCTGTCGGCAGTCGGATCGAAGCGCTCGTCCTACTGCACGTCGTGCTACACGGGCACGTACCCCGTGGCGTTCCCGCAGGACGAAGCGGCCTACCTGCAACTGGCGCTCAAGCTGGCGGAGTGA
- a CDS encoding phosphoribosylglycinamide formyltransferase has translation MRRERLGVLISGRGSNLRAMLDATRSGELRAAIEVVVSNVPGAPGLVTAAAAGITTVVLPHREYAERDAYDRALGDVLRRHDVGLVCLAGFMRLLGPAFCAAFPLGVVNIHPSLLPAFPGVNAQRQALEHGVKVSGATVHLVNAGLDAGPIVAQQAVPVLDDDSVESLSARILAAEHTLYPATIDRLVHDRWQVVGRRVVFERPENTVR, from the coding sequence ATAAGACGCGAACGTTTGGGCGTGCTGATATCGGGCCGTGGATCGAACCTGCGCGCGATGCTGGACGCGACGCGCTCGGGCGAGTTGCGCGCCGCAATCGAGGTGGTTGTCTCCAATGTGCCTGGAGCCCCGGGGCTGGTCACGGCCGCCGCGGCAGGCATCACGACCGTAGTCCTCCCGCACCGCGAGTACGCGGAGCGCGACGCCTACGATCGGGCGCTCGGCGACGTCCTTCGCCGCCATGACGTGGGGCTGGTCTGTCTCGCGGGGTTCATGCGGCTGCTCGGCCCGGCGTTCTGTGCCGCGTTCCCGCTCGGCGTCGTCAACATCCATCCGTCGCTGCTGCCAGCCTTTCCTGGCGTCAACGCGCAGCGCCAGGCGCTGGAACATGGGGTGAAGGTCAGCGGCGCCACGGTCCATCTGGTCAACGCGGGCCTCGACGCTGGCCCAATCGTGGCGCAACAAGCAGTCCCCGTCCTTGACGACGACTCGGTGGAATCGTTGTCCGCGCGGATTCTCGCGGCCGAGCACACGCTGTATCCGGCGACGATTGACCGGCTCGTGCACGATCGCTGGCAGGTCGTCGGACGACGAGTCGTGTTCGAGCGCCCCGAGAACACCGTGCGGTAA